Proteins encoded together in one Terriglobus saanensis SP1PR4 window:
- a CDS encoding MFS transporter, which yields MQQSRTSRASNRSLLGHQTATLSLLFTAGLVNFLDRSSLSVANTTIRAEMHFSATQMGLLLSIFSLAYGLTQLPLVGLLDRVGSRWMMGTALAVWSAAQVLTGFVRSLQMFLLLRILLGIGEAPFYPAGMRSIREWFTHRSRGRATSALNISSTLGLALAPPLLTILMLHVGWRHMFILLGAAGLAVAILWVALHRERSATPFRIDEGPPPTVLPWGLLLRQRSMWGMMLGFGGVNYTNWLYIAWLPGYLQTARHLSLQRSGWTAALPFLMASGGVLCSGFLADRLASREDDLMRIHRTFAVIGLCLSAGSTLLVAHAASTTVAVAAIASALFFMQFAGTSGWGLAQAASPAMLVGGVSALQNFGSFMIASAAPLLTGWLLDRTHSFTLALTVCAAITLAGALCYATLTRTKLSATLP from the coding sequence GTGCAGCAAAGCCGGACATCTCGCGCCTCCAACCGAAGTCTTCTGGGGCATCAGACCGCCACTCTGTCGCTCCTGTTCACCGCTGGCCTGGTCAACTTCCTCGACCGCTCCTCGCTCTCCGTCGCCAATACCACCATCCGCGCGGAGATGCACTTCAGCGCCACGCAGATGGGTCTTCTGCTCTCCATCTTTTCGCTCGCCTACGGCCTCACGCAGCTTCCGCTCGTCGGCCTGCTGGACCGCGTCGGCTCGCGTTGGATGATGGGGACGGCCCTCGCCGTCTGGTCCGCCGCGCAGGTACTCACCGGCTTCGTGCGCAGCCTGCAGATGTTTCTGCTCCTCCGTATCCTGCTCGGCATCGGCGAAGCACCGTTCTACCCCGCAGGTATGCGCAGCATTCGCGAGTGGTTCACCCATCGCAGCCGAGGCCGCGCCACCTCCGCGCTCAACATCTCCTCCACGCTTGGCCTGGCACTCGCTCCACCGCTGCTCACCATCCTCATGCTGCACGTCGGCTGGCGGCACATGTTCATCCTGCTTGGTGCGGCGGGCCTCGCCGTCGCCATCCTTTGGGTCGCGCTGCACCGCGAACGCTCCGCCACGCCCTTCCGCATCGACGAGGGCCCACCACCCACCGTGCTTCCCTGGGGTCTGCTCCTGCGCCAGCGTTCGATGTGGGGCATGATGCTCGGCTTCGGTGGCGTCAACTACACCAACTGGCTCTACATCGCCTGGCTTCCCGGATATCTCCAGACCGCGCGCCATCTCTCCCTGCAACGCAGCGGCTGGACGGCAGCCCTGCCCTTCCTCATGGCCTCCGGCGGAGTGCTGTGCAGCGGCTTCCTCGCCGACAGGCTCGCCAGCAGGGAGGACGACCTGATGCGCATCCACCGTACCTTCGCGGTGATTGGCCTCTGCCTCTCCGCAGGGAGCACGCTGCTCGTGGCCCACGCCGCATCCACCACGGTCGCGGTCGCGGCCATCGCCAGCGCGCTCTTCTTCATGCAGTTTGCCGGAACCTCAGGCTGGGGTCTGGCACAGGCCGCCAGCCCCGCCATGCTGGTCGGAGGCGTCTCTGCCCTGCAGAACTTCGGCAGCTTCATGATCGCCTCCGCCGCTCCGCTCCTCACCGGATGGCTGCTCGACCGGACACACTCCTTCACGCTGGCGCTCACCGTCTGCGCCGCCATCACCCTGGCCGGTGCGCTCTGCTACGCCACCCTTACCCGGACCAAGTTAAGCGCAACTCTGCCCTAG